In Ananas comosus cultivar F153 linkage group 10, ASM154086v1, whole genome shotgun sequence, the following proteins share a genomic window:
- the LOC109716354 gene encoding uncharacterized protein LOC109716354: MASSVILSFRPPVPIRASAAAGGDRRSEVRGRSGGGGKWWAPLFGWTAEPDYIDGGAAAEKETGAAEAAPARGRTRRYAAFTEEKARELRMRMMEMESFHDPMYHSAIASRLATDLPRRSGP; this comes from the coding sequence atggcgTCTAGCGTGATCCTCTCTTTCCGGCCACCGGTGCCGATCCGGGCGAGCGCCGCCGCGGGAGGCGACCGGAGATCGGAGGTGCGCGGGCGTAGCGGCGGCGGGGGGAAGTGGTGGGCGCCGCTCTTCGGGTGGACGGCGGAGCCGGACTACATCGAcggcggggcggcggcggagaaggagacgggcgcggcggaggcggcgccggcgcGGGGGCGGACGCGGCGGTACGCGGCGTTCACGGAGGAGAAGGCGAGGGAGCTTCGGATGAGGATGATGGAGATGGAGAGCTTCCACGACCCCATGTACCACTCCGCCATCGCCTCTCGCCTCGCTACCGACCTCCCTCGCCGGTCCGGCCCTTAA
- the LOC109716353 gene encoding boron transporter 4-like: MDLVRRPFRGIADDVKGRVPCYRQDWVGGFRSGFRILAPTMYIFFASALPVIAFGEQLSKDTDGALSTVETLASTAICGIIHSILGGQPMLIVGVAEPTVIMYTYLYNFAKGRADLGGQLYLAWAGWVCIWTACMLFLLAMFNASDVISRFTRIAGELFGMLITVLFIQEAIKGIVSEFSVPKGEDQNLPLYQFQWLYTNGLLGIVFAIGVLYTALKSRRARAWRYGTGWFRSFIADYGVPFMVLLWTAFSYAVPSKVPSGVPRRLFSPLPWESKSLHHWTVAKDLFSVPPVYIFAAFVPAVMVAGLYFFDHSVASQMAQQKEFNLKNPSAYHYDILVLGFMVLICGLLGIPPSNGVLPQSPMHTKSLAVLKKQLLHKKMVQTAKEGIRIQASNSEIYGKMQEVFIEMDAGYNANSVAKELEKLKDAVMRGETKGGESKGPFDPEKHIEAHLPVRVNEQRLSNLLQSVMVGACLGAMPIIKKIPTSVLWGYFAYMAIDSLPGNQFWERILLLFITPRRRYKVLEGDHASFVELVPFREIAVFTLFQFAYLMLCFGVTWIPIAGILFPLPFFILIIIRQHLLPKFFHPQHLYELDAAEYEEIAGVHHDRSLSFREGDTSYSGSEDSRDEVCDAEILDELTTSRGELKLRTVSFNEDRSLQVYPEESPETQ, translated from the exons ATGGATCTTGTGAGGAGACCTTTTAGAGGGATTGCCGATGATGTCAAAGGAAGAGTACCCTGCTACAGGCAAGATTGGGTCGGCGGATTTCGTTCTGGCTTCAG AATATTGGCGCCAACTATGTATATCTTCTTTGCATCTGCGCTTCCCGTGATCGCCTTTGGAGAGCAACTGAGTAAAGATACCG ATGGAGCACTGAGCACAGTCGAGACATTAGCATCTACTGCTATCTGTGGTATCATACATTCAATTCTCGGTGGACAGCCCATGCTGATTGTGGGAGTTGCAGAGCCAACTGTTATCATGTACACGTATTTATACAATTTCGCAAAAGGCCGTGCTGATCTTGGGGGGCAACTATATTTGGCGTGGGCCGGATG GGTTTGTATCTGGACCGCCTGTATGCTATTTCTCCTCGCGATGTTCAATGCTTCTGATGTCATTAGCAGGTTCACAAGGATAGCTGGAGAACTATTTGGGATGTTGATCACAGTACTGTTCATTCAAGAAGCTATTAAG GGAATAGTGAGTGAATTTAGCGTTCCGAAAGGTGAAGACCAAAATCTACCACTGTACCAGTTCCAGTGGCTCTATACAAATGGGCTACTAGGAATTGTATTCGCGATTGGTGTGCTGTATACTGCCTTAAAGAGCAGAAGGGCAAGAGCATGGCGATATGGAACAG GGTGGTTTAGAAGCTTTATTGCTGATTATGGAGTCCCTTTCATGGTCCTATTATGGACGGCATTCTCATATGCAGTTCCGAGCAAAGTTCCTTCTGGAGTTCCGAGGAGGCTCTTTAGTCCGCTCCCTTGGGAGTCCAAATCACTCCATCATTGGACTGTTGCAAAG GATTTATTCTCTGTTCCTCCGGTATATATATTCGCCGCTTTTGTCCCTGCGGTGATGGTTGCAGGGCTCTACTTTTTTGACCACAGTGTCGCGTCACAAATGGCACAGCAAAAGGAATTTAATCTGAAGAATCCCTCTGCCTACCATTATGATATATTGGTCCTAGGCTTCATG GTCTTGATCTGCGGTTTACTTGGGATTCCCCCTTCAAATGGTGTTCTTCCACAATCCCCCATGCACACTAAAAGTCTAGCTGTTCTAAAGAAGCAG CTGCTTCACAAGAAGATGGTACAAACTGCCAAAGAGGGCATAAGGATACAAGCTAGCAACTCCGAAATTTATGGCAAAATGCAAGAAGTTTTCATTGAAATGGACGCAGGATATAAT GCTAATTCAGTGGCTAAAGAGCTGGAGAAACTGAAGGATGCAGTTATGAGAGGCGAAACTAAGGGAGGGGAATCGAAAGGGCCATTTGATCCTGAGAAGCACATAGAAGCCCATTTGCCTGTTCGTGTGAATGAGCAGAGATTAAGCAATCTATTGCAGTCCGTGATGGTCGGTGCATGTCTTGGAGCTATGCCAATCATCAAGAAGATACCAACCTCAGTGCTGTGGGGCTACTTCGCTTACATGGCCATTGATAGCCTTCCTGGAAATCAATTCTGGGAAAGGATATTACTTCTCTTTATCACCCCTAGACGACGCTACAA AGTGCTAGAAGGTGATCATGCATCCTTTGTGGAGTTGGTTCCTTTCAGAGAAATAGCTGTGTTCACTCTCTTCCAATTTGCATATCTCATGCTGTGTTTCGGAGTGACATGGATACCAATAGCAGGAATTCTTTTCCCACTGCCCTTCTTCATACTGATTATCATTAGACAGCACCTTCTTCCAAAATTCTTCCACCCACAACACCTTTACGAATTGGACGCAGCTGAATACGAAGAGATTGCTGGAGTTCATCACGATCGCAGCCTCTCATTTAGG GAAGGAGACACATCTTATTCAGGCAGTGAAGATAGCAGAGATGAGGTGTGTGATGCTGAAATACTGGATGAACTCACTACCAGTAGAGGGGAACTTAAGCTTAGAACTGTTAGCTTCAATGAAGACAGGTCTCTTCAG GTTTATCCTGAGGAGAGTCCAGAAACCCAGTAA
- the LOC109716292 gene encoding probable 1-deoxy-D-xylulose-5-phosphate synthase, chloroplastic isoform X2 encodes MMSKSRRNFQASLAAVELTIAIHYVFNAPMDNILWDVGEQTYAHKILTGRRSLFHTLKQKNGLSGFTSRLESKYDAFGAGHGCNSVSAGLGMAVARDLNGKKNRIVTVISNWSTMAGQVYEAMSNAGYLDSNMVVILNDSRHSLLPKPDEGPKMAINVLSSTLSKLQSSKSFRRFREAAKGVTKRIGKGMHEIAAKVDEYARGMMGPLGATLFEELGLYYIGPVDGHNIDDLICVLNEVATLDSTGPVLIHVITEENKGPQDNSRTKTTPKVHGPRFLDGNLSRTYNDCLVEALVSEAERDERIVVVHAGMNVDPSLQLFQSRFPDRFFDVGMAEQHAVTFAAGLACGNLKPFCIIPSTFLQRAYDQIIQDVDLQRLPVRFAITSAGLVGSNGPTQCGAFDVTFMSCLPNMIVMAPSDEDELIDMVATAASIDDGPVCFRYPRGAVVGLNGLLNCGTPLEIGKGEVLVEGKDIALLGYGVMVQNCLKAQSLLASLGIQVTVANARFCKPLDLDLVRQLCREHDFLITVEEGTIGGFGSHVSQFIALDGLLDRSVKWRPIVLPDKYIEHATPREQLEMAGLSGHHIAATALSLLGRNRDALLLMR; translated from the exons ATGATGTCAAAATCACGTAGGAATTTTCAAGCTAGTCTTGCTGCAGTGGAGCTGACGATTGCTATACATTATGTTTTCAATGCCCCAATGGATAACATATTGTGGGATGTTGGAGAACAG ACATATGCACATAAGATTCTCACTGGAAGACGCTCCCTCTTTCATACACTTAAGCAAAAAAATGGTCTTTCAGGTTTCACATCTCGTCTTGAGAGTAAGTATGATGCATTTGGTGCTGGACATGGATGTAATAGTGTTTCTGCCGGCCTTG GCATGGCAGTTGCAAGGGATTTAAATGGAAAGAAGAATCGTATTGTAACAGTTATAAGTAATTGGTCAACAATGGCTGGTCAGGTGTATGAGGCAATGAGCAATGCTGGTTATCTTGATTCTAATATGGTAGTAATTTTAAACGATAGCCGGCACTCGCTGCTTCCTAAGCCAGATGAAGGACCAAAAATGGCTATCAATGTCCTCTCCAGTACTCTAAGCAAGCTTCAATCCAGTAAATCATTTCGGAGATTCAGAGAAGCTGCTAAG GGTGTCACAAAAAGGATTGGGAAAGGTATGCATGAAATTGCTGCCAAAGTCGATGAGTATGCTCGTGGTATGATGGGTCCACTCGGAGCAACTCTCTTTGAAGAACTTGGATTGTATTACATTGGGCCAGTAGATGGACACAACATTGATGATCTGATTTGTGTACTTAATGAGGTCGCCACGTTGGATTCTACTGGACCAGTGCTGATACATGTTATAACAGAAGAGAATAAGGGGCCACAAGATAACTCTAGAACTAAGACAACCCCCAAAGTACATG GTCCTAGATTTTTGGATGGCAACCTCTCAAGGACATACAATGACTGCCTTGTTGAAGCTTTAGTATCAGAAGCGGAGAGGGACGAACGGATTGTGGTGGTTCATGCGGGCATGAATGTTGATCCATCACTTCAACTATTTCAGTCCAGATTCCCTGACAGGTTTTTTGATGTTGGCATGGCCGAGCAACATGCTGTCACTTTTGCTGCAGGTTTAGCTTGTGGAAATTTAAAGCCATTCTGCATAATTCCATCTACTTTTCTTCAAAGAGCATATGATCAG ATCATCCAAGATGTGGATTTGCAGCGGTTGCCTGTTCGATTTGCAATTACAAGCGCCGGGCTTGTGGGCTCTAATGGCCCCACCCAGTGTGGAGCTTTTGATGTAACATTCATGTCATGCTTACCAAACATGATTGTGATGGCACCATCAGACGAAGACGAGCTTATTGACATGGTGGCCACTGCAGCATCCATTGATGATGGGCCAGTTTGCTTCCGGTATCCACGGGGTGCAGTTGTTGGTTTAAATGGCCTTTTAAATTGTGGGACTCCCCTCGAG ATTGGGAAGGGGGAAGTTCTCGTTGAGGGAAAAGATATAGCTTTACTAGGCTATGGTGTGATGGTTCAGAATTGCTTAAAGGCTCAATCTCTTCTTGCCTCTCTTGGCATCCAAGTGACTGTTGCTAATGCGAGGTTCTGCAAGCCACTTGACCTCGATCTTGTGCGACAGCTATGTAGGGAACATGATTTTCTTATCACTGTTGAGGAAGGAACTATTGGCGGGTTTGGCTCCCATGTCTCACAGTTCATTGCACTCGATGGTTTACTTGATAGAAGTGTTAAG TGGCGGCCCATCGTACTACCAGACAAGTATATAGAGCACGCAACCCCAAGGGAACAGCTTGAAATGGCCGGTCTGAGTGGTCATCATATCGCAGCCACAGCACTGAGCCTACTGGGACGAAATCGTGATGCCCTTCTGCTGATGAGATGA
- the LOC109716292 gene encoding probable 1-deoxy-D-xylulose-5-phosphate synthase, chloroplastic isoform X1 — MASASARCPLGGCGMDHEEPNFPKLRLHFFDVPQCLRRDCFKFVLNKSLVPIHSSKVLVKPVSALPDVGDFFWEKAPTPLLDTIDTPSHLKKLSHKELKKLADEVRSEISFMMSKSRRNFQASLAAVELTIAIHYVFNAPMDNILWDVGEQTYAHKILTGRRSLFHTLKQKNGLSGFTSRLESKYDAFGAGHGCNSVSAGLGMAVARDLNGKKNRIVTVISNWSTMAGQVYEAMSNAGYLDSNMVVILNDSRHSLLPKPDEGPKMAINVLSSTLSKLQSSKSFRRFREAAKGVTKRIGKGMHEIAAKVDEYARGMMGPLGATLFEELGLYYIGPVDGHNIDDLICVLNEVATLDSTGPVLIHVITEENKGPQDNSRTKTTPKVHGPRFLDGNLSRTYNDCLVEALVSEAERDERIVVVHAGMNVDPSLQLFQSRFPDRFFDVGMAEQHAVTFAAGLACGNLKPFCIIPSTFLQRAYDQIIQDVDLQRLPVRFAITSAGLVGSNGPTQCGAFDVTFMSCLPNMIVMAPSDEDELIDMVATAASIDDGPVCFRYPRGAVVGLNGLLNCGTPLEIGKGEVLVEGKDIALLGYGVMVQNCLKAQSLLASLGIQVTVANARFCKPLDLDLVRQLCREHDFLITVEEGTIGGFGSHVSQFIALDGLLDRSVKWRPIVLPDKYIEHATPREQLEMAGLSGHHIAATALSLLGRNRDALLLMR; from the exons ATGGCTTCTGCGTCTGCTCGCTGTCCGCTTGGCGGCTGCGGAATGGATCATGAGGAACCGAATTTCCCGAAGCTGAGACTTCACTTCTTCGATGTCCCCCAATGCTTAAGAAGAGATTGCTTCAAATTCGTTTTAAACAAAAGTCTTGTGCCTATTCATTCGTCGAAG GTTTTGGTTAAGCCAGTATCTGCATTACCTGATGTTGGTGATTTTTTCTGGGAGAAGGCCCCAACGCCATTACTAGACACGATTGATACACCAAGTCATTTGAAAAAACTGTCTCATAAG GAGCTAAAAAAATTAGCCGATGAAGTTCGGTCAGAGATTTCATTCATGATGTCAAAATCACGTAGGAATTTTCAAGCTAGTCTTGCTGCAGTGGAGCTGACGATTGCTATACATTATGTTTTCAATGCCCCAATGGATAACATATTGTGGGATGTTGGAGAACAG ACATATGCACATAAGATTCTCACTGGAAGACGCTCCCTCTTTCATACACTTAAGCAAAAAAATGGTCTTTCAGGTTTCACATCTCGTCTTGAGAGTAAGTATGATGCATTTGGTGCTGGACATGGATGTAATAGTGTTTCTGCCGGCCTTG GCATGGCAGTTGCAAGGGATTTAAATGGAAAGAAGAATCGTATTGTAACAGTTATAAGTAATTGGTCAACAATGGCTGGTCAGGTGTATGAGGCAATGAGCAATGCTGGTTATCTTGATTCTAATATGGTAGTAATTTTAAACGATAGCCGGCACTCGCTGCTTCCTAAGCCAGATGAAGGACCAAAAATGGCTATCAATGTCCTCTCCAGTACTCTAAGCAAGCTTCAATCCAGTAAATCATTTCGGAGATTCAGAGAAGCTGCTAAG GGTGTCACAAAAAGGATTGGGAAAGGTATGCATGAAATTGCTGCCAAAGTCGATGAGTATGCTCGTGGTATGATGGGTCCACTCGGAGCAACTCTCTTTGAAGAACTTGGATTGTATTACATTGGGCCAGTAGATGGACACAACATTGATGATCTGATTTGTGTACTTAATGAGGTCGCCACGTTGGATTCTACTGGACCAGTGCTGATACATGTTATAACAGAAGAGAATAAGGGGCCACAAGATAACTCTAGAACTAAGACAACCCCCAAAGTACATG GTCCTAGATTTTTGGATGGCAACCTCTCAAGGACATACAATGACTGCCTTGTTGAAGCTTTAGTATCAGAAGCGGAGAGGGACGAACGGATTGTGGTGGTTCATGCGGGCATGAATGTTGATCCATCACTTCAACTATTTCAGTCCAGATTCCCTGACAGGTTTTTTGATGTTGGCATGGCCGAGCAACATGCTGTCACTTTTGCTGCAGGTTTAGCTTGTGGAAATTTAAAGCCATTCTGCATAATTCCATCTACTTTTCTTCAAAGAGCATATGATCAG ATCATCCAAGATGTGGATTTGCAGCGGTTGCCTGTTCGATTTGCAATTACAAGCGCCGGGCTTGTGGGCTCTAATGGCCCCACCCAGTGTGGAGCTTTTGATGTAACATTCATGTCATGCTTACCAAACATGATTGTGATGGCACCATCAGACGAAGACGAGCTTATTGACATGGTGGCCACTGCAGCATCCATTGATGATGGGCCAGTTTGCTTCCGGTATCCACGGGGTGCAGTTGTTGGTTTAAATGGCCTTTTAAATTGTGGGACTCCCCTCGAG ATTGGGAAGGGGGAAGTTCTCGTTGAGGGAAAAGATATAGCTTTACTAGGCTATGGTGTGATGGTTCAGAATTGCTTAAAGGCTCAATCTCTTCTTGCCTCTCTTGGCATCCAAGTGACTGTTGCTAATGCGAGGTTCTGCAAGCCACTTGACCTCGATCTTGTGCGACAGCTATGTAGGGAACATGATTTTCTTATCACTGTTGAGGAAGGAACTATTGGCGGGTTTGGCTCCCATGTCTCACAGTTCATTGCACTCGATGGTTTACTTGATAGAAGTGTTAAG TGGCGGCCCATCGTACTACCAGACAAGTATATAGAGCACGCAACCCCAAGGGAACAGCTTGAAATGGCCGGTCTGAGTGGTCATCATATCGCAGCCACAGCACTGAGCCTACTGGGACGAAATCGTGATGCCCTTCTGCTGATGAGATGA